One Coprococcus phoceensis DNA window includes the following coding sequences:
- a CDS encoding Tex family protein: MDINQKITEELGVKEWQVEAAVKLIDEGNTIPFISRYRKEATGSLNDEQLRKLYERLMYLRNLEEKKEQVLATIEEQGKLTEELKLQILAAETLVVVEDLYRPYRPKRRTRATIAKEKGLEPLAALITLQKTKVPIEEAAKSYISEEKEVKTAGEAINGAKDIIAEYISDEADYRIYIRDLTAKQGKITSIAKDAQTESVYEMYYEFEEPITKLAGHRILALNRGEKEKILTVKVEAPEERILQYLEKKVISSDNVYTTPILQEVIEDSYKRLIAPAIEREIRSDLTEKAEDGAIEVFGKNLEQLLMQPPIVGQVVLGWDPAFRTGCKLAVVDATGKVLDTTVIYPTAPTTPQKIQAAKETLKKLIRKYGITLFSVGNGTASRESEQIIVELFKEIPEKVQYIITNEAGASVYSASKLATEEFPNFDVGQRSAASIARRLQDPLAELVKIDPKSIGVGQYQHDMNQKKLSEALSGVVEDCVNKVGVDLNTASAPLLAYISGISNAIAKNIVTYREENGSFTSRKQLLKVAKLGQKAFEQCAGFMRIQGGKNPLDATSVHPESYEAAEKLLEKQGFTTKDITGGNLQGLSKSIKDYKKLAEELGIGEITLRDIVKELEKPGRDPRDEMPKPILRTDVLEMKDLTEGMILKGTVRNVIDFGVFVDIGVHQDGLVHISQITDKKFIKHPLEVVSVGDIVDVKVMSVDVKKKRIQLTMKGI; this comes from the coding sequence ATGGATATAAATCAAAAAATAACAGAAGAGCTTGGCGTGAAAGAATGGCAGGTGGAAGCGGCTGTAAAGTTAATCGATGAGGGAAATACGATTCCGTTTATTTCCAGATACCGTAAAGAGGCAACTGGTTCGTTAAATGATGAGCAGCTTCGAAAATTATACGAAAGACTGATGTATCTTCGAAATTTGGAAGAGAAAAAAGAGCAGGTGCTTGCGACAATTGAAGAGCAGGGGAAACTGACAGAAGAATTGAAATTGCAGATTCTTGCAGCAGAGACACTGGTAGTTGTGGAAGATTTATACCGTCCATATAGACCAAAACGAAGAACGAGGGCGACAATCGCAAAAGAAAAAGGGCTTGAACCTCTGGCAGCACTGATCACGCTGCAAAAGACAAAAGTCCCGATAGAAGAAGCTGCAAAATCTTATATTTCGGAAGAAAAAGAGGTAAAGACGGCGGGGGAAGCAATCAATGGGGCGAAAGATATCATTGCAGAATATATTTCCGATGAGGCGGATTACCGCATCTATATCCGAGATCTGACTGCGAAACAAGGAAAAATTACTTCAATAGCGAAGGATGCACAGACAGAATCCGTGTACGAGATGTACTATGAATTCGAAGAGCCGATTACAAAACTTGCCGGACACCGTATTCTTGCATTGAATCGTGGAGAAAAGGAAAAGATATTGACTGTGAAGGTGGAGGCTCCGGAAGAACGAATTTTGCAATATCTGGAAAAGAAAGTCATTTCTTCAGATAATGTGTATACAACACCGATTTTACAGGAAGTAATTGAAGACAGCTATAAGCGCTTGATAGCGCCGGCGATTGAGCGTGAGATCCGAAGTGATCTAACAGAAAAAGCAGAGGACGGCGCGATTGAGGTTTTTGGAAAGAACTTGGAACAACTTTTGATGCAGCCGCCGATTGTTGGACAGGTTGTGCTTGGGTGGGATCCTGCATTTCGTACCGGATGTAAGCTTGCAGTAGTAGATGCAACCGGAAAAGTGCTGGATACGACTGTTATTTACCCGACTGCACCGACTACTCCTCAGAAGATTCAGGCAGCAAAAGAGACACTGAAGAAACTGATTCGAAAATACGGAATTACGTTATTTTCAGTTGGAAATGGAACGGCCTCCAGAGAATCAGAGCAGATTATTGTAGAATTATTCAAAGAGATTCCGGAGAAAGTGCAATATATTATCACAAACGAGGCGGGGGCTTCCGTATATTCCGCAAGCAAACTTGCAACAGAAGAATTCCCGAACTTTGATGTAGGACAAAGAAGTGCGGCGTCAATTGCGAGACGTCTCCAGGATCCGCTTGCAGAACTTGTGAAGATTGATCCGAAATCTATCGGTGTCGGACAGTATCAGCATGATATGAATCAGAAAAAATTAAGCGAAGCGCTGTCCGGTGTTGTGGAAGACTGTGTAAATAAAGTCGGAGTGGATCTAAATACTGCATCTGCACCGCTTTTAGCTTATATTTCCGGCATTTCCAATGCGATCGCAAAAAATATTGTCACATACAGAGAAGAAAATGGAAGCTTTACGAGCAGAAAGCAGCTTTTAAAGGTGGCAAAATTGGGACAGAAAGCGTTTGAGCAGTGTGCCGGATTTATGAGAATTCAGGGTGGAAAAAATCCGCTTGACGCGACAAGTGTGCATCCGGAAAGTTACGAGGCGGCAGAAAAACTGCTGGAAAAACAAGGGTTTACAACAAAAGATATCACAGGAGGAAATTTGCAGGGGCTTTCCAAATCAATCAAAGATTATAAAAAACTTGCAGAAGAACTCGGCATCGGAGAAATTACGCTGCGCGACATTGTAAAAGAATTGGAAAAACCGGGACGTGACCCGCGTGATGAGATGCCAAAACCGATTTTAAGAACTGATGTCCTGGAGATGAAAGATCTGACAGAAGGCATGATTTTAAAAGGAACCGTCCGAAATGTCATCGATTTTGGAGTATTTGTGGACATCGGAGTGCATCAGGATGGTCTTGTACACATCTCGCAGATTACAGATAAAAAATTTATCAAGCATCCATTGGAAGTGGTAAGTGTCGGAGATATTGTAGATGTAAAAGTGATGAGTGTGGATGTGAAGAAAAAACGAATTCAGTTGACGATGAAAGGAATATAA
- a CDS encoding MurR/RpiR family transcriptional regulator, with protein sequence MFSYETIQLFNDLELVIYNYIMKNSSQVQYMTIRELADAVHVSTSSIMRFCKKAGCDGYAEFRVKFKLYLESRKEIQPQNDLSELLHYFQGVHTSAFEEQISRAVDMVRGAQQVILIGVGSSGTLARYGARYFSNVGKFSQYIDDPYYPISRDTYIDTVVIALSESGETRQTIEMTESFKRHQCKILSITNKDSSTLSKISDMNLSYFVTERFVEGRYNVTSQVPVLFLMETIARRL encoded by the coding sequence ATGTTCTCGTATGAAACCATTCAGCTTTTTAATGACTTAGAGCTGGTCATTTACAATTACATTATGAAAAACAGTAGTCAGGTACAGTACATGACAATTCGGGAATTAGCAGACGCGGTTCACGTCAGCACTTCATCGATTATGCGATTCTGCAAGAAAGCAGGATGTGATGGATATGCGGAATTTCGGGTGAAATTTAAATTGTACTTGGAGAGCAGAAAGGAAATTCAGCCACAGAATGATTTGAGTGAGTTGCTGCATTATTTTCAGGGTGTTCATACGAGTGCATTTGAGGAGCAGATTTCCAGAGCGGTTGATATGGTCAGAGGAGCGCAGCAGGTAATTCTCATCGGAGTTGGTTCATCAGGAACACTTGCCAGATATGGCGCCAGGTATTTTTCAAATGTGGGAAAATTCAGTCAGTATATTGATGATCCGTACTATCCAATTTCCAGAGACACGTATATTGACACGGTTGTGATTGCGCTATCAGAGTCGGGCGAGACCAGACAGACAATCGAGATGACAGAAAGTTTCAAACGTCATCAGTGTAAGATTTTAAGTATCACAAACAAGGATTCTTCCACATTGTCTAAAATTTCGGACATGAATCTGTCTTATTTTGTGACAGAGAGATTTGTGGAAGGGCGGTACAATGTGACCTCACAGGTTCCGGTACTGTTTCTGATGGAAACGATTGCGAGAAGACTCTAG